In the genome of Hymenobacter cellulosivorans, one region contains:
- a CDS encoding FdhF/YdeP family oxidoreductase has product MDKSPAYDPNQAGKTQQQGAEANVPKSGERPEQGSAPTSDNWSTSPERETLDDRIMEAPDTLGAKHKFPILAQPPEEFTGLKLTKPAKVAAGITAVLKSGAFAVDYEGPVRGTHALLKMNQKDGFDCSSCAWPDPDDHRSVAEFCENGAKATTSDAQSDPVGPDFFAKHSLVDLSHMTDRDLNNAGRLTHPMVLRPGATHYTPISWPEAFELVGQELNALKSPHEAIFYTSGKVPNEPAYLYQLFVRQFGTNNLPDCSNLCHESSGAALSNTTGLGKGSVTLNDMYEAEVILIIGQNPGTNHPRMLTALQKAKKNGAKIISINPLHEAGLLHFKNPQDFMNPLKALGVLLGDGTPITDIYLQVRINSDQLVMRGIMKCLLEAEQLNPGQVLDQGFVQEYTTGYPELVETLNNTSWADIEDASGITRAQIQEAANLVARHKKIITCWAMGLTQQKNGVYTIQEIVNMHFLKGAVGIPGAGLCPVRGHSNVQGDRTMGIWERPTDTFLDALDQEFSFKSPREYGFDVVEAVKALHDGRVKVFMAMGGNMLSACSDTEFVAEGMRKLRLSVHVTPKLNRSHLVNGEMALLLPCKTRIDIDMQKSGQQFMTCENSMGVVSMSKGVLTPISDQMLSEVAIVCGIALATLGEKSTVDWVGCTENYDLIREYVARTIPGFEDFNQKVRHPGGFYLPNGPRERNFTTDNAKANFTSTPLEKHVLEPGQLVLMTIRSHDQFNTTVYDYNDRYRGVHGERRVIFLHPADMAERGIREKGLVNITSHFEGQQRHAEKFIAIPYDIPKGNCAVYFPEGNVLVPIGSVAYKSNTPTSKFVIVTVAPVELPVGTQIPTEQQVAVPA; this is encoded by the coding sequence ATGGATAAGTCCCCCGCCTACGATCCTAACCAAGCCGGCAAAACCCAGCAGCAAGGTGCTGAAGCCAACGTGCCCAAAAGCGGTGAGCGGCCCGAGCAGGGCAGCGCGCCTACCAGCGACAACTGGAGCACCTCGCCCGAGCGCGAAACCCTGGACGACCGAATCATGGAAGCCCCCGACACGCTCGGAGCCAAGCACAAATTTCCGATTCTGGCTCAGCCGCCCGAGGAATTTACCGGCCTGAAGCTAACCAAGCCGGCCAAGGTAGCGGCCGGAATTACGGCCGTGCTCAAGTCGGGGGCTTTTGCCGTCGACTACGAAGGGCCCGTGCGCGGCACCCACGCCCTGCTGAAGATGAACCAGAAGGATGGCTTCGACTGCTCCTCCTGCGCCTGGCCCGACCCCGACGACCACCGCTCCGTGGCCGAGTTCTGCGAAAACGGCGCTAAGGCCACGACTTCCGATGCGCAGTCGGACCCGGTGGGGCCGGACTTCTTTGCCAAGCACAGCCTGGTGGACCTCTCTCACATGACGGACCGGGACCTGAACAATGCTGGCCGCCTGACCCACCCGATGGTGCTGCGGCCGGGCGCCACGCACTACACACCCATTTCCTGGCCCGAGGCCTTTGAGCTGGTGGGCCAAGAGCTGAACGCGCTGAAGTCGCCGCACGAGGCCATTTTTTATACTTCGGGCAAGGTGCCCAACGAGCCGGCCTATCTGTACCAGCTTTTCGTGCGGCAGTTTGGTACCAACAACCTGCCCGACTGCTCTAACCTGTGCCACGAAAGCAGCGGGGCGGCTTTGAGCAACACCACCGGCCTGGGCAAAGGCTCGGTCACGCTCAACGACATGTATGAGGCCGAGGTCATTCTGATTATTGGCCAGAACCCGGGCACCAACCACCCGCGCATGCTCACGGCCCTGCAAAAGGCCAAGAAGAACGGGGCCAAGATTATCAGCATCAACCCCTTGCACGAGGCCGGCCTGCTGCATTTCAAGAACCCCCAGGACTTCATGAACCCGCTCAAGGCCCTGGGCGTGCTGCTCGGCGACGGGACGCCCATCACCGACATCTACCTGCAGGTCCGCATCAACTCCGACCAGCTGGTAATGCGCGGTATCATGAAGTGCCTGCTGGAAGCCGAGCAGCTAAACCCCGGTCAGGTGCTCGACCAGGGCTTTGTCCAGGAATATACCACCGGCTACCCCGAGCTGGTCGAGACGCTGAACAACACCAGCTGGGCCGATATTGAGGATGCCAGCGGCATTACCCGGGCCCAGATTCAGGAGGCGGCTAACTTGGTGGCCCGCCACAAAAAGATTATCACCTGCTGGGCCATGGGCCTCACGCAGCAGAAAAACGGCGTGTACACGATTCAGGAAATCGTGAACATGCACTTCCTGAAAGGCGCCGTGGGCATTCCCGGCGCGGGGCTGTGCCCGGTGCGGGGCCACTCCAACGTGCAGGGCGACCGGACCATGGGCATCTGGGAGCGGCCCACCGACACCTTCCTCGACGCGTTGGACCAAGAATTCAGCTTTAAGTCGCCGCGGGAGTACGGCTTCGACGTGGTGGAAGCCGTGAAGGCCCTGCACGACGGCCGGGTGAAGGTATTCATGGCCATGGGCGGCAACATGCTCTCGGCCTGCTCCGACACCGAGTTTGTGGCTGAAGGCATGCGCAAGCTCCGCCTCTCGGTGCATGTGACGCCCAAGCTCAACCGCAGCCACTTGGTGAACGGGGAAATGGCCCTGCTGCTGCCCTGCAAAACCCGCATCGACATCGACATGCAGAAGTCGGGGCAGCAGTTCATGACCTGCGAAAACTCGATGGGCGTGGTCAGTATGAGCAAGGGTGTATTGACGCCCATTTCCGACCAGATGCTGAGCGAAGTAGCCATTGTATGCGGCATTGCCCTGGCCACCCTGGGCGAGAAAAGCACCGTCGACTGGGTGGGCTGCACTGAAAACTACGACCTGATTCGGGAGTACGTGGCCCGCACCATTCCCGGCTTCGAGGACTTTAATCAGAAAGTGCGTCACCCCGGCGGGTTCTACTTGCCCAACGGGCCTCGGGAGCGGAACTTTACCACCGACAACGCCAAGGCCAACTTCACCAGCACGCCCCTGGAAAAGCACGTGCTCGAACCCGGCCAGCTCGTGCTGATGACCATCCGCAGCCACGACCAGTTCAACACCACCGTCTACGACTACAACGACCGGTACCGCGGCGTGCACGGCGAGCGGCGCGTCATCTTCCTTCACCCCGCGGACATGGCCGAGCGGGGCATTCGGGAGAAGGGTTTGGTCAACATTACCAGCCACTTCGAGGGCCAGCAGCGCCACGCCGAGAAGTTTATTGCCATTCCCTACGACATTCCCAAAGGCAACTGCGCCGTGTACTTCCCCGAAGGCAACGTGCTGGTGCCCATCGGCTCGGTGGCCTACAAGAGTAATACGCCCACGTCCAAGTTCGTGATTGTGACCGTGGCGCCGGTGGAACTACCCGTGGGCACTCAGATTCCGACGGAGCAGCAAGTGGCCGTACCGGCTTAA
- the tamL gene encoding translocation and assembly module lipoprotein TamL, which yields MSVARRLSVVSVPCLRVLAVAGTLLVSGCSGTKFLPEGAKLYTGSTVKIKSEATVPNEAALQTELESVITPKPNASILGLRPKLYFWHMGEGKTKGLGKWLANKYGERPVLLSEVDTNRVKGLMVNRLNNNGYFKPSVGSKVQVKDRTASVDYTATVGKPYTIKEIHFPERDTLIDRAIRATESASLLKVGDPYNLQTLINERARIDGVLKNQGYYYFTPDYLLFQVDSTLDNQVNVYLKIKASTPPRAAKPYILHNITLNTSYNLSDTTQSQNPIRYQGYRYLPDEKMFKARAITNAVFLYPDSLYRRRRSDQTLSRLMSLGTFKFVDMRFRPARAKADSAGYGFLNSFVRMTQVPKQSLRAEVLLVSKSNGFTGPGFQVQYRNRSALRGAEQLLVNLTGTFENQTQAETNTIGITSYELGIDAQLLVPRLITPPFNIRLVNSDFQPRTSFGAGYRYVQRVQAFQEDVFNLNYGYTWKTKLTNEQELRPIDIQYIRLGSVSEEFQKLLDKNSFLANSFRQQFILGSSYRYTYNQQALEQRRNQVYFSGGLEVSGNLAYLVSNLTGQTKTVNPKDQTAAYTLAGQEFSQYTKVDLEFRNYFRTSSNPTSGNKIATRVLIGAGVPYLNSTVMPYLKQYGIGGPNSVRAFRARGIGPGTYTPASDEQNNTSFYDQVGDIRLEANAEYRQDLFPYVKGALFVDAGNIWLVNPDPTRPGGEFKANSFLNELAVGAGAGIRIDVQFFVIRFDVAMPVRTPNGGSGSGTPTYNIAIGYPF from the coding sequence GTGTCAGTAGCTCGTCGCCTTTCCGTTGTTTCTGTTCCCTGTTTGCGCGTGCTGGCCGTGGCGGGTACGCTGCTGGTCAGCGGCTGCTCGGGCACGAAATTTCTGCCCGAAGGTGCCAAGCTCTACACCGGCAGCACGGTCAAGATTAAGTCGGAGGCGACGGTGCCCAACGAGGCCGCCCTGCAAACCGAGCTTGAAAGCGTAATTACGCCCAAGCCTAACGCCTCCATTCTGGGACTGCGGCCCAAACTCTACTTCTGGCACATGGGTGAGGGCAAAACCAAGGGCCTGGGCAAGTGGCTGGCCAACAAGTACGGCGAGCGGCCCGTGCTCTTGAGCGAGGTCGATACTAACCGGGTGAAGGGCCTCATGGTCAACCGCCTCAACAACAACGGCTACTTCAAGCCCAGCGTAGGCAGCAAAGTACAGGTAAAGGACCGCACCGCTTCCGTCGACTATACTGCCACGGTGGGCAAGCCTTACACCATCAAGGAAATTCACTTCCCCGAGCGCGACACCCTCATTGACCGCGCCATCCGGGCTACCGAGTCGGCCTCGCTGCTCAAAGTCGGGGACCCGTACAACCTGCAGACGCTCATCAACGAGCGGGCCCGCATCGACGGGGTGCTCAAAAACCAGGGCTACTACTATTTCACGCCCGATTACCTGCTGTTTCAAGTCGACAGCACCCTGGATAACCAGGTGAATGTGTACCTGAAGATAAAGGCCAGCACCCCGCCCCGGGCTGCTAAGCCCTACATCCTCCACAACATCACGCTCAATACCAGCTACAACCTCTCCGACACGACCCAGAGCCAGAACCCCATCCGCTACCAGGGCTACCGCTACCTGCCCGACGAGAAGATGTTCAAGGCCCGGGCCATTACCAATGCGGTGTTCCTGTACCCCGACAGCCTCTACCGCCGCCGCCGCTCCGACCAGACCCTGAGCCGCCTGATGAGCCTGGGCACGTTCAAGTTTGTGGATATGCGCTTCCGGCCCGCCCGGGCCAAGGCCGACTCGGCCGGCTACGGCTTCCTGAACTCCTTCGTGCGCATGACCCAGGTGCCCAAACAGTCGTTGCGGGCCGAGGTGCTGCTGGTCAGCAAGTCGAACGGCTTCACCGGGCCCGGCTTCCAGGTGCAGTACCGCAACCGCTCGGCGTTGCGCGGGGCCGAGCAGCTGCTAGTCAACCTGACCGGCACCTTCGAAAACCAGACCCAGGCCGAAACCAACACCATCGGCATTACCTCCTACGAGCTCGGCATCGATGCCCAGCTGCTGGTGCCCCGCCTGATTACGCCGCCCTTCAACATCCGGTTGGTCAACTCCGACTTTCAGCCCCGTACCAGCTTTGGGGCCGGCTACCGCTACGTGCAGCGGGTGCAGGCTTTCCAAGAAGATGTGTTTAACCTGAACTACGGCTACACCTGGAAAACCAAGCTCACCAACGAGCAGGAGTTGCGCCCCATCGATATCCAGTACATTCGTCTGGGCTCGGTATCGGAGGAGTTTCAGAAGCTGCTTGATAAGAACTCCTTTCTGGCCAACAGCTTCCGCCAACAGTTTATCTTGGGTAGCAGCTACCGCTACACCTACAACCAGCAGGCCCTGGAGCAGCGCCGTAACCAAGTGTACTTCAGCGGCGGCCTGGAAGTATCGGGCAACCTGGCTTACTTGGTCAGCAACCTCACGGGCCAGACCAAGACTGTGAATCCCAAAGACCAAACGGCAGCCTACACGCTGGCGGGGCAGGAGTTTTCGCAGTACACCAAGGTCGATCTGGAGTTTCGCAACTACTTCCGTACCTCGTCCAACCCGACCAGCGGCAACAAGATTGCCACCCGCGTGCTGATCGGGGCCGGCGTGCCTTACCTCAACTCCACGGTGATGCCCTACCTGAAGCAGTATGGTATCGGGGGGCCCAACAGCGTGCGGGCGTTCCGGGCGCGGGGTATCGGTCCGGGTACGTACACGCCCGCCTCGGATGAGCAGAACAACACCTCGTTTTACGACCAGGTGGGGGACATACGGCTGGAGGCTAACGCCGAATACCGTCAGGACTTGTTCCCCTACGTGAAGGGCGCTTTGTTCGTGGATGCGGGCAACATTTGGCTGGTCAACCCCGACCCGACCCGGCCGGGCGGCGAGTTTAAGGCTAACAGCTTCCTCAACGAGCTGGCCGTAGGTGCCGGTGCCGGTATCCGCATCGACGTGCAGTTCTTCGTTATCCGCTTCGACGTGGCCATGCCCGTGCGCACGCCCAACGGCGGCTCCGGCAGCGGCACGCCCACGTACAACATTGCCATCGGCTACCCCTTCTAA
- a CDS encoding FdhF/YdeP family oxidoreductase, producing MEKSPAEDPSQAGKTEQQGAEANAPKSGERPDQGAAPTNDHYRPDPQHERDESVIPAPDVANAKYKHPILAQPPDAPTGLRLEEQAKVAAGVTAVIKSMQFSWSEGGVSRGTRGLMSMNQKDGFDCSSCAWPDPDNHRSVAEFCENGAKATASDADDKAAGPEFFARYSLAELSKMTDRDQNNAGRLTHPLVKRPGDNHYSPIEWPAAFQLIADNLNSLDSPHEAVFYTSGKVPNEPAFLFQLFAKLLGTNNLPDCSNMCHESSGAALSPTLGLGKGSVTLNDIHEAEVILIIGQNPGTNHPRMLTALQKAKRNGAKIISINPLLEAGLNHFKNPQDFMNPLKALGALMGDGTQITDLFLQVRVDGDMGVLRGIMKHLFEAEDRNPGRVVDRPFIDKYTTGFESFEQNIRNTSWEDIEEVSGISRAQLLEAANIIATKQKIITCWAMGVTQQRQGVQTIQEIVNLHLMKGAIGKAGAGTCPVRGHSNVQGDRTMGVWEQPTKEFQDSLGKEFNFQPPYEHGYDTVEAIKAMYKGKTKVFFSLGGNLLAAGPDTEVIAEGMRKQKLTVFVGTKLNRGHLTTGETSLLLPCFTHADVDMQRSGHQMTSCENSMGVVSQNKGVLIPLEGQMMSEVAILCGVAIATLGTKINIADWVAMTENYDVIRDHISRVIPGFEGFNEKLRRPGGFYLPNGPRERKFTTKNGKANFSTTDFEKHTLKPDQIVLMTIRSHDQFNTTIYDYNDRYRGVYGERRVLFMNVQDMATRGIKAKGLIDITSHFKGEERTVEKFIAVPYDIPKGNVAAYFPEANPLVPVGSVAKVSNTPTSKYVVVTVVPTLALDSTEEYLEARVAATQEV from the coding sequence ATGGAAAAGTCCCCCGCCGAAGACCCCAGCCAAGCTGGCAAAACCGAACAGCAAGGCGCCGAAGCCAACGCCCCCAAAAGCGGGGAACGACCCGACCAAGGCGCCGCGCCCACCAACGACCATTACCGCCCCGACCCCCAACACGAACGAGACGAAAGCGTGATACCTGCCCCCGACGTAGCCAACGCCAAGTACAAGCACCCGATTCTGGCCCAGCCCCCGGATGCCCCAACCGGCCTGCGCCTGGAAGAGCAAGCCAAGGTAGCGGCTGGCGTTACGGCGGTTATCAAGTCGATGCAGTTTAGCTGGAGTGAAGGCGGCGTGAGCCGGGGCACCCGGGGCCTGATGAGCATGAACCAGAAGGACGGCTTTGACTGCTCCTCCTGCGCCTGGCCCGACCCCGACAACCACCGCTCCGTGGCCGAATTCTGCGAAAACGGCGCCAAGGCCACTGCTTCTGACGCCGACGATAAAGCCGCCGGCCCCGAGTTCTTTGCCCGCTACAGCCTGGCGGAGCTGTCGAAGATGACGGACCGGGACCAGAACAACGCCGGCCGCCTCACCCACCCGCTGGTGAAGCGCCCCGGCGACAACCACTACTCCCCCATCGAGTGGCCCGCCGCCTTCCAGCTCATTGCCGACAACCTAAATAGCCTGGACTCGCCCCATGAGGCGGTATTCTACACCTCGGGCAAGGTGCCTAATGAGCCGGCGTTTCTGTTCCAACTTTTTGCCAAGCTGCTCGGCACCAACAACCTGCCCGACTGCTCCAATATGTGCCACGAAAGCAGCGGGGCGGCCTTGAGCCCCACGCTGGGCTTAGGCAAAGGCTCGGTCACGCTCAACGATATTCACGAGGCCGAGGTCATTCTCATCATTGGCCAGAACCCGGGTACCAACCATCCGCGCATGCTCACGGCCCTGCAAAAGGCCAAACGCAACGGAGCCAAGATTATCAGCATCAACCCCCTGTTGGAAGCCGGCCTCAACCACTTCAAGAATCCTCAGGACTTCATGAACCCCCTGAAGGCCCTGGGTGCTTTGATGGGCGACGGGACCCAAATTACCGACCTATTCCTGCAAGTGCGGGTCGACGGCGACATGGGCGTGTTGCGCGGCATTATGAAGCACCTCTTCGAGGCCGAGGACCGTAACCCCGGCCGGGTCGTCGACCGGCCTTTTATCGACAAATACACCACCGGCTTCGAGTCGTTTGAGCAGAATATCCGCAACACCAGCTGGGAGGATATTGAGGAAGTCAGCGGCATTTCGCGGGCTCAGCTGTTGGAGGCGGCCAACATCATTGCTACCAAGCAGAAGATAATCACCTGCTGGGCTATGGGCGTTACGCAGCAGCGCCAGGGGGTGCAAACCATCCAGGAAATCGTGAACCTGCACCTGATGAAGGGCGCCATCGGTAAGGCCGGGGCCGGCACCTGCCCGGTGCGGGGCCACTCCAACGTGCAGGGCGACCGGACTATGGGCGTCTGGGAACAGCCCACCAAGGAGTTCCAGGATTCATTGGGCAAGGAGTTCAACTTCCAGCCGCCCTACGAGCACGGCTACGACACGGTGGAGGCCATCAAGGCCATGTACAAAGGCAAAACCAAGGTGTTCTTCAGCCTGGGCGGCAACCTGCTGGCCGCCGGCCCCGACACCGAAGTAATTGCCGAGGGCATGCGCAAGCAAAAGCTCACGGTGTTCGTAGGCACCAAACTTAACCGCGGCCACCTCACCACCGGCGAAACCAGCCTGCTGCTGCCCTGCTTCACCCACGCCGACGTGGACATGCAGAGGTCGGGCCACCAGATGACCTCCTGCGAAAACTCGATGGGTGTGGTCAGCCAGAACAAAGGTGTGCTCATCCCGCTCGAAGGCCAGATGATGAGCGAAGTCGCCATCCTCTGCGGTGTGGCCATTGCTACCTTGGGCACCAAAATCAACATTGCCGACTGGGTGGCCATGACCGAGAACTACGACGTTATACGGGACCATATCAGCCGGGTCATTCCGGGCTTCGAAGGCTTCAACGAGAAGCTACGGCGGCCCGGCGGCTTCTACCTGCCCAACGGCCCTCGGGAGCGGAAATTCACCACCAAGAACGGCAAGGCCAACTTCTCGACCACCGACTTTGAGAAGCATACTCTGAAGCCCGACCAGATCGTGCTGATGACCATCCGCAGCCACGACCAGTTCAACACGACGATCTACGACTACAACGACCGGTACCGCGGCGTGTATGGCGAGCGGCGGGTGCTGTTTATGAACGTGCAGGACATGGCTACCCGCGGCATCAAAGCCAAGGGGCTGATTGACATTACCAGCCACTTCAAGGGCGAAGAGCGCACGGTGGAGAAATTCATTGCCGTGCCCTACGACATTCCGAAAGGCAACGTGGCGGCCTATTTCCCCGAAGCCAATCCGCTGGTACCCGTTGGCTCCGTGGCCAAAGTCAGCAACACGCCAACTTCCAAGTACGTGGTGGTAACGGTGGTACCGACTTTGGCCCTGGACAGCACCGAAGAATACCTCGAAGCCCGGGTAGCCGCCACCCAGGAAGTCTAA